ATCCAGCGATTCGAATAAATCCTGAAAAAATATCCCTCCCCTTATATCTACCACTAAAGCAATCTTTGATAGTTTCCCTTTTGATTGTAAACAAATTTCAGCAAATTTAAGGATTAGCTTAGAAGGAATATTATCTACACAAAAAAACTCAGAATCTTCAAAGCATTTAACGGCTATGCTTTTCCCTGCACCGGATAGGCCGGTAATTATTACAAATCTGGTCATATCCAACTTCTTTTTACTCCTCAAAATATATGGTTAGCTGTTTATTTGATTATTTGGGTAGTCAGTTAATGAATTAATATCATAATAACTGGCAAACTGTTATTCACATGCTCTCGGGAGCTGAAATCCCTAAAATCTTAAAGGTGTTAAATAATACTATCTTAGTGCTGCTGATTAATACTAAACGTGCTTTAGTCAATTCTTTATCTTCAGTAACTACTCGGTGTAATGTATAATACTTATGGAAAGAGGAAGCTAAATCATAAAGATAAGTAGTTAAAAGGTGTGGTTTCCAGGTTAAAGCGCTCTTTTTCACCACTTCTTTTAAAGAAGATAGTTTTTTAATCAATTCAATCTCTTCCTTTTTGTCCAATAAATGAAGATTAACTTCCTGGTTCTTATCAATTTTTATTCCTTCTTGCTCAGCTTTTTTTATTATACTACATATCCTCGCATAAGCATATTGAATATAATATACCGGGTTTTCCATAGATTGAGATTTAGCTACATCAAGATCAAATTCGGTATGGCTATCATAACTCCTCATTAAAAAGAAATAACGAGCTACATCTTTACCCACTTCTCGAATTAAGTCTCTAAGGGTAACAAATTCTCCTCCTCGAGTTGACATACCTACTTCTTTTCCATCTTTTATTAAAGTAACGAACTGCACAATCAATATATCTAAAAAATCTTTAGAATAACCTAAAGCTTGTATGGCTGCTTTCATCCTTTTAATATAGCCATGATGGTCCGCACCCCAAACATCTATTACCTTGTCAAATCCTCTTTGATATTTATTTTGGTGATAAACAATATCGGAGGCAAGATAAGTAGGGATGTTGTTTTCCCGAATGACTACTCTATCTTTTTCATCACCAAAAACAGTGGACCTTAACCAGAGTGCTCCTTTTTCCTCATAAAGAAAGTCTCTCTCTCTAAGTAATTCAATAACCTCTTGAAGTTTATTCTGCTCATAAAGTGATTTTTCGCTAAACCAGACGTCGAATTCTACTCCAAAATCTTCTAAATCCTTTTTAATCCCTGATAATATTTTATTTAAAGTAAATTCTTTAAAAAACTCCAGAGTTTCTTTATCACTTCTTCCTTTATATCGGTCTTGAAATTGATCGATCACTTCTTTGGCTATATCAAAAATATATTCACCCTTATAGCCATTAGTAGGAAATTCCTTTTTCCCCTCCAAAAAATTATTGTATCTTGCATGAACGGATTGACCTAATATGTCTATCTGTTTTCCTTGATCATTAATGTAATATTCTTTTTCTATCTCGTATCCTGCTGCTTTTAATATACTACTTAATGCATCTCCGACCGCTGCACATTTTCCATGACCAACATGTAGCGGACCGGTAGGATTAACGCTGACAAATTCTACTTGAACCTTCTTCCCTTTGCCTAAATTTACTTTACCGTAATTCTCTCCTTGTTCTCTAATTTCATCTAGCACCTTATATAACCAATTCTCATTCAACCAAAAATTGATAAAACCTGGTCCGGCGATTTTAACTTTATCTACTATTGTATCCTGAACATCTAAATTATTCTCAATAAGATGAGCAATATCAATGGGTTTTAACTTCAATTCACGGGATAATTGCATTGCGATATTAGCAGATAAGTCTCCATGAGCCTTATTTTTTGGTTTTAATAATATTATCTCAGGAATATTTCTCACCTGAAAATTGTCTTGTTCTATATTTATTTTTATTGAATCTAATAATATCTCTTTGATTTGATCTGCGAAATCAATTTTCATTTAAAAACCCCTAATAAATTATTCGTTAGTCTTTAGTTCGAAATTTAAAACTTTTTCCATTAGAAATATTTATTTTAAAGTAGGCGGATTTATTCACTCATTTCCCTTTTAATAGAGCAGGTTCTTTTATAAAAAAAGGGAAATCCTTATACAATTTTGTTTTTTTGATAAAATAGTCACATTAAAATGGTGCGCCCGAGAAGAGTCGAACTTCCAACCAAGGGCTTAGGAAGCCCCTGCTCTATCCATTGAGCCACGGGCGCATAAAAAAACTATTTCATTCGCGGATCCAATGCATCGCGTAACCCATCACCCAAAAAATTGAAAGCCATC
The window above is part of the Candidatus Atribacteria bacterium genome. Proteins encoded here:
- a CDS encoding arginine--tRNA ligase translates to MKIDFADQIKEILLDSIKINIEQDNFQVRNIPEIILLKPKNKAHGDLSANIAMQLSRELKLKPIDIAHLIENNLDVQDTIVDKVKIAGPGFINFWLNENWLYKVLDEIREQGENYGKVNLGKGKKVQVEFVSVNPTGPLHVGHGKCAAVGDALSSILKAAGYEIEKEYYINDQGKQIDILGQSVHARYNNFLEGKKEFPTNGYKGEYIFDIAKEVIDQFQDRYKGRSDKETLEFFKEFTLNKILSGIKKDLEDFGVEFDVWFSEKSLYEQNKLQEVIELLRERDFLYEEKGALWLRSTVFGDEKDRVVIRENNIPTYLASDIVYHQNKYQRGFDKVIDVWGADHHGYIKRMKAAIQALGYSKDFLDILIVQFVTLIKDGKEVGMSTRGGEFVTLRDLIREVGKDVARYFFLMRSYDSHTEFDLDVAKSQSMENPVYYIQYAYARICSIIKKAEQEGIKIDKNQEVNLHLLDKKEEIELIKKLSSLKEVVKKSALTWKPHLLTTYLYDLASSFHKYYTLHRVVTEDKELTKARLVLISSTKIVLFNTFKILGISAPESM